The following proteins are encoded in a genomic region of Macellibacteroides fermentans:
- a CDS encoding FAD:protein FMN transferase, with the protein MKTGILSSILFLLCAMVLFSCQEKTQYFETAGSLHTPYHIKYSYTKALDKEIQEALKGYYHSINPFDSTSIISQVNRNEAVEVDSLFGVVFNKAMEISQKTDGMFDVTCAPLINLWGFGFSKKDSVTPQAIDSIRSFVGYTKVHLQGNRVAKDDPRILLNFSALGDGLSCDVIANLLESKGIENYMVEIGGEVMAKGVNPKGECWRIGINKPTDDPAGLNQELEEIAHLCGKVGLATSGNYRNFYEKGGKKYGHTINPITGYPAEQDILSATIIAPDCTTADGYATSFMALGSEKARELKKRVPEIEYFIIYTDSVGNYKTEHSEGFTQYLANKGR; encoded by the coding sequence ATGAAAACAGGAATCCTATCCTCCATCCTTTTTCTGCTCTGTGCCATGGTGCTTTTCAGCTGTCAGGAAAAAACGCAGTATTTCGAAACTGCCGGTAGTCTGCATACCCCTTACCACATCAAATACAGCTATACCAAGGCATTGGACAAAGAGATACAAGAGGCATTGAAGGGGTATTATCACTCCATCAATCCCTTCGACTCCACCTCCATCATATCGCAGGTAAACCGGAATGAAGCGGTGGAAGTGGATTCTCTCTTTGGTGTTGTTTTCAACAAGGCGATGGAAATCTCGCAAAAGACCGATGGAATGTTCGATGTAACCTGTGCCCCGTTGATCAATCTCTGGGGATTCGGGTTCAGCAAAAAAGACAGTGTCACACCCCAGGCGATAGATAGCATCCGTTCTTTTGTAGGATATACCAAGGTGCACCTGCAGGGCAACCGGGTGGCGAAGGACGACCCACGTATTCTGCTTAATTTTTCGGCCTTGGGCGACGGACTAAGCTGCGACGTGATTGCCAACCTGCTGGAAAGCAAGGGTATCGAAAACTATATGGTCGAAATTGGCGGCGAAGTGATGGCCAAAGGGGTGAATCCCAAAGGCGAATGCTGGCGTATCGGGATAAACAAACCCACCGACGATCCGGCCGGACTGAACCAGGAGCTGGAGGAGATTGCACACTTGTGCGGTAAAGTGGGATTGGCCACCTCCGGAAATTACCGTAACTTTTATGAAAAAGGCGGTAAGAAGTATGGTCACACCATCAATCCGATTACGGGATATCCTGCCGAACAAGACATCCTGAGTGCCACCATCATCGCACCCGACTGTACTACAGCCGATGGCTATGCCACCTCGTTTATGGCACTGGGATCCGAAAAGGCACGCGAACTTAAAAAGAGGGTTCCGGAAATTGAATACTTTATTATTTACACCGATTCTGTAGGCAACTACAAAACCGAACATTCCGAAGGCTTCACCCAATACCTGGCGAATAAAGGGCGCTAA